From Clostridium sp. SY8519:
ACATAATCGCCGGTGTCAACGTTCGGAGTATACTCCGGTTTGTTCTTGCCTCTTAAAATCTTGGCAATTTCAGAAGAAAGACGGCCTAATGTCTGTCCCTCAGCATCTACTACATACCATTTTCTCTCGATTTTGTTTGGATTAGCCATGAATGTTGAGTTATTCATTGATAATTCCTCCTTGGAATAGCTGCAGTTCTCTGATATGAATGTCCGGACATATCCCGTCCCTGCAATCTGTTCGATATTTGCAAAGTGAATCGATTGTTTCATCGATCCCGTGTCTGCATCCCGCAGTGTCCGATGCTTGTGGAGAACATCGGATGCCTCCGGGCAGGCGGGTCCCAACCGCCTGTTCTATAAGAAAAGAATGCTTTTCATTGCATAAAAAGCACTCCGACACTTCGTCAGACTTAGATATTATAAAAGGTTCCCTCTTTCCTGTCAACCGTTTTTTTTCCCCAGCGGACTTTTCCCGCGGCGTATGCCGCCCGCTTCTGCGCATCCATACTACTCGCTCTTTTTCTTTTCCAACGGACGGCAGAGCGATGCCCGCTGCACCGCGCCGTCCCCGTAGCGTTTCCGGATCTGGTCCATGGCCCGGTCCAGTTTCTGTCTTTTTTCCACTTCCGCCGTATCAAAGAGGGACAGCTGTCTGCCCTCTTCCTTTCCGACCAGGCGGCCGGTGCCGATTCCAAGCAGGCGCACCGGCGAGCCGTCCCAGCTTTCCGCAAAGAGTTCACAGGCATTCCGGTAAATCACATCCGTTACATTGGTGGCATCCGTCAGGATCCGCTGGTGTACCGATCCGGTAAAATCCGAATACCGCAGGATCACAGACAGTTCCCCGGCCTGCACGTCTGCCTTTCGCAGCCGCCGGGCCAGCTTTTCCGCGATTTTCAGCAAAAACATATGGGCCGTTTCCGTATCCGTCACATCAAAGGGCGTGGTCATTTCATTGCTGTACCCCTTGCGCTCTGCCGGCCTGCCGATTCTGGAAGCGTCCTGTCCGTTGGCAAATTTCCACAGAACGGTTCCGTGTTTTTTCAGGGCGCCCCGCAGAATCGCCTCGTCCGTCCGGGCCAGTTCGCCGATGGTATGGATCCCCAGGGTCCGCAGTTTCTTTTCTGTGGATTTTCCCACGAAAAAGAGATCCCGTACCGGAAGGGGCCACATTTTTTCCTGTATCTCCTCGGGAAAAAGCGTATGCACCTTATCCGGCTTTTCAAAATCACTGGCCATCTTGGCCAGCAGACGGTTGCTGGATATTCCTACATTTACCGTGAATCCCAGCGTATCACGGATCTCGTTTTTGATGCGGTACGCCGCCTGAACCGGCGGCCCGAACAGCGCCCGGGTGCCGGTCATATCCATAAAAGCTTCATCGACGGAAAATTTCAGCACATCCGGCGAATACTTGTGCAGAATCTCATGAAAAGCGGCCGAGCACCGCTGATACAGCGCAAAATCCGGCGGCACAAGAATCAGGTTCGGACACTTGCGCAGTGCCTGGGCAACCGGTTCTCCCGTCGTGACGCCATAGGCTTTGGCCGGTATGGATTTTGCCAGAATAATCCCGTGACGCATCTCCCGGTCCCCTCCAATGGCAGCTGGAACTGTTCGCAGATCCGGCCCGGGTATCCCGTTTTGTATCCGGCGCATGGACTCCCAGCTGAGGTAGGCGCTGTTTACATCAATATGAAAGATCACCCGATCCATGCCGTGTCACTCCTCTGCTTCCTGCGGATAGTCAATTCCGATCATTGTCAGCCCCTGGGGCGGCGCGGTAGGACCCGCTTTTTCCCTGTCACAGGCTGCCAGAATGCCGGGAACCGCATCAGCTGCCATCTGTCCGCTGCCTACCCGGATCAGTGTTCCCGCAATAATGCGGACCATGTTATAAAGAAATCCGCTGCCGCTTACCCGGATGGTCACCACATCCTCCCGCCGGTCGACCCGGCAGGAATACAGGGTGCGCACCGTCGTCTCCACCTGGGCATGCACCGAACAGAAGGAGCGGAAATCATGAGTGCCTTCCAGCGCTGCCGCTGCCTGCCTCATGGCCTCCAGATCCAGGGGGCGGTAATAAAAATACGTATTCAGACGCCGGTTCGGATCCGGATATCTGCGGTTTAAGATCCGGTATTCATAGGTTTTCACACTTTCACAGTGTCTGGGATGCCAGTCTCCGGGCACACAGCAGGAGTCCGTCACCGCGATGTCCTCCGGCAGGCGCTGGTTCAGTGCCACCGCGTATTTGTCTGCCGGCATTTTCGCCTCCGTGTCAAAGACGGCGATATTTCCCTGGGAATGGACGCCTGCGTCCGTTCTGCTGGCGCCGGTCAGTCTCACATCCTGTCCCAGCAGACTCTTCAGTGCTTTCTGCAGCTCTCCTTCAATGGTCGGCCCGTTCTTCTGAATCTGCCAGCCGCAGTAATTTGTTCCGTCATAGGCTACTTTCAGCCGAATTCTCTTCATTCTTCGGTTTTCCTTTTCTTTCTTTACACAGGAAACGGCAGATCCCGGATCCGGAGCGCGATCATCACGCCCAGCGCAGCCAGAATGCAGCCGTATCCGATATAGTCACGCCGGGCATACTGCAGCGGATGCAGCTTCGTTCTTCCTGTTCCGCCGTGATAGCAGCGCGCTTCCATGGCCAGGGAGAGATCCTGGGCGCGCTGGAAAGCCGAGACAAACAGGGGTACCAGAATCGGCAGCATCCCCCGGGCGCGCCGGATCAGATTTCCTTCCTGAAAATCCGCGCAGCGTGCCAGCTGGGCTTTTTTGATTTTTTCCGCTTCATCCCCCAGAATCGGGATAAACCGCAGCGCAATGGACATCATCATGGCAATTTCATGAATCGGCGCGCCCAGGGCCGCAAATCCATGCAGCCCCGCTTCCATGCCGTCTGTCAGTTTGTTCGGCGATGTGGTCAGTGTCATTACCGAAGTCCCCACAACCAGAAGCACCAGACGTATGGAATAAAATACGGAATTGTGAATACTCAGGGGCGTAATCCGCAGAATACCAAACTGCCAGACCGCTGTGCCCCCCTGGGAAAACACCAGGTTGCATCCGGCTGTAATGGCGATTAAGGGCCAGATCGCCCGGATTCCCCGGAGATAACGCCGGGCCGGAACGCCGGATATTCCCATCAGCAGAACGGTAGCCGCTGCCAGAAAAAGGAATCCGATGATTCCGTGAAACAGAAACACACAGACAATATATAAAATTGCGCCTGCCAGTTTCACCCGCGGGTCCAGCCGGTGCAGCACCGTCTGTCCCGGATAATACTGGCCGATTGTAATATCTTTTAACATACTTCCATCCTACTGCCTGCCCAGCGCGGCAAGCACCGCTTCCTTTACCTCATCGAACCTGGTAAGGCCGGGATCCACCGGTACGCCAAGTTCTGCCAGCTCCCGCGCCAGATATTCCGCTTCCGGCAGGGCCAGATGAATCGCCTCCAGCTCCTCTTTATGGGAGAATACCTCCTTCGGCGTGCCGTCAAAAAGCAGGCGTCCTTCCTGCAGCACGGCTGCCCGCTCCGCGTATTCCGCCACGTCTTCCATGCTGTGGGACACCAGGACAATGGTCATTCCGCCCGCGTGGAGGCGGGTCAGCATGGCAAATAATTCTCTGCGCCCCTTAGGATCCAGTCCCGCCGTCGGTTCATCCATTACCAGTATTTTCGGATTCATGGCAAGCACCCCTGCAATCGCCGCCCGTCGTTTCTCCCCGCCGGAAAGTTCGAAGGGAGAGATTTCCCAGTATTGTTCCGGCAGATTTGCCAGGCGCAGCCCTTCCCTGGCGCGCTGCAGCGCCTCCTCTTCGGAAGCGCCCAGATTTTTCGGTCCGAAGGCCGCGTCTTTCAAAACGGTAGCCTCAAACAGCTGATATTCCGGATACTGAAATACCATGCCGATCATCTCCCGCAGACGGCGCATGGAGAAGTCTTTTCCATGGATATCCCTGCCGTCACAGAGCACCTGTCCGCCAGTGGGAAGCAGCAGTCCGCCGAGAATCTGCAGCAGGGTGGATTTGCCGGACCCGGTCTGCCCGATCAGGCACAGAAAGGTACCGTCTTCCACGGAAAGGCTGATGTCTGTCAAAGCCTGCTTTTCATAGGGGCCTCCCGCATCATACACATAATCCACATGTCTGAGTTCCAGTGCCATCCTCAATTCCTTTCTGCGGCAATCGCTTCCGCCAGTTCCTGTCGGGTTAAAACCGCCTCCGGCAGCGGTATTCCCGCCTGCCGCAGTTCGTATGCCAGGCGGGTCACCGGCGGAACATCCAGTCCCAGGGCAAGCAGGGCGTCCACCTGCGCGAAGATTTCCCGGGGGCTCCCGGACATGCAGACCTTTCCCTGATCCATCACGTAAATGCAGTCCGCCTCCACCACTTCTTCCATGTAATGTGTGATCCAGAGCACGGTAACCCCTTCTTCCCGGTTCAGCCGCCGGGCTGTCTCCAGGACCTCTTTCCGGCCGTTGGGATCCAGCATTGCCGTGGATTCATCAAAGATCATGCAGTCCGGCCGCATCGCCATGACCCCTGCAATGGCAACCCGCTGTTTCTGCCCGCCGGACAGCAGATTCGGCGAGTGCATCCGGTAGGCTTCCATATCCACCGTGCCCAGCGCCTCCGTGACTCTCCGGGCAATTTCTTCCGTGGGCAGTCCGATATTTTCCGGCCCGAAGGCAACATCCTCTTCCACTACTCCCGCAACCAGCTGATTGTCCGGATTCTGAAAAATCATACCCGCGTTCTGACGGATCTCCCACAGACAGGAATCGTCGGCGGTATCCATCCCATTCACAGTCAGCCGGCCGCTGTCCGGCTGCAGCAGCACATTCACATGTCTGGCAAAGGTGGATTTCCCCGATCCGTTGTGTCCGAGGACTGCCGCAAAGCTTCCCTGTTCCACCTTCAGGTTCACGCCGTCCAGCGCATGTACTTCTTCGATTACGTTTCCTTCTTCGTTCCGCCGCACAAAACGGTGGGTTACATTTTCCGCTTCAATATACGCCATCCTGGTTTCCTGTTCTGCTTTCTGTTCGGCACCCGGTTTCCTGTTCTGCTTTCTGCCCGAAAGCTCCTGTCAAAAGTAAACCTGTTCATACAATCTAATTAACAGTAATACCGTAAACCGATTCCGCTGTCAACCCCCTGTCCGGCCGCAAATCCTCCTTCTGTCCCGAATCCGCGCCTCCGGCAGGCGCGCAAAATGCCGCAGCCGGATTCGTTCTGTCCGTACTGCGGCATTTGTGTATTTTATTCAATATAATCTTCAAACCGGGTCAGATGCCCCTGCAGATTCATCTGGGAAAAATGATTCTGCCGCAGCGCCTCGTAAAGGACAATGGACACGGAATTGGACAGATTCAGCGAACGGGTATCCCCCATCATGGGGATCCGTATGCACTGCGCCCGGTGGTGCGCCAGGATTTCTTCCGGAATACCGCCGCTCTCCTTGCCGAACATGAGATAACAGTCCTCTTCATAGGACACCTCCGTATAGACATTCTGCCCTTTGGTGGTGGCCATATAAATTCTGGCTCCCGGATTCCGGTCCAGAAATTCCTGATAATTCACATATCGGGTGACATCCAGATCCTGCCAGTAGTCCATGCCGGCCCGCTTCAGCTCTTTTGCGTTGATGCGGAACCCCAGCGGCTCAATCAGATGCAGCCTGGTTCCTGTGGCTACACAGGTTCTGCCGATATTTCCTGTATTAAACGGGATCTCCGGCTCATACAGTACAACGTTTAAATGTGCCACGCTTATGCCTCCCGCAGTCTCCCTATAAAGGATTCAATCCGATCCAGCGCTTCCTTCAGGTTGTCCATGGAATACGCGTAGGAAATACGCAGAAAGCCTTCGCCGCAGTCGCCGAAGGCGGTGCCGGGCACAACTGCCACTTTCTCTTCTTCCAGCAGTTTTAACGCAAAATCATCGGAAGACATGCCGAATTCTTTGATACAAGGGAAGGTATAGAAAGCGCCGTAGGGCTCAAAGCACTCCAGTCCCATCTTTTTGAAGCGATGCAGCAGATAACGGCGGCGGCCGTTGTATTCGTCCCGCATATGCGCCACATCCTCGTCTCCGTCCCGCAAAGCGGCAACTGCCGCATACTGGCTGGTCGTCGGCGCGCACATAATGGCGAACTGATGGATCTTTAGCATCTGGCTGATGATCACTTCCGGTCCGCAGGCATAGCCGATTCTCCAGCCGGTCATGGCATGGGATTTGGACAGACCGTTAATATAAATCGTGCGGTCCTTCATGCCCGGCATGGAGGCAATGGATACATGTCCTGTGCCTGTATAGGTAAGCTCGGAATAAATCTCATCGGTAATGACAAAGAGGTCATTGGCTACGATCACGTCATAGATGGCATCCAGGTCCTTCTGTTCCATAACAGCCCCCGTCGGGTTGTTCGGGAAGGGAAGCACCAGGATCTTGGTCTTCGGTGTGATGGCATTTTCCAGCTCTTCCCGGGTCAGACGGAACTCGTTCTCCGCTTTCAGCTCAATGGGTACGGGTACAGCTCCCGCTAGTTTGGCGCAGGGCAGGTAGGACACATAGCTCGGCTGGGGAATCAGCACTTCATCCCCCGGATCCACCATGGCGCGCAGCGCCAGGTCAATGGCTTCGCTTCCGCCGACCGTGACAAAAATCTCATCCGAATAGTTATAGCTCAGGTTGTACTTTCTCTGAAGAAACGCCGCAATTTCCTGTTTCAGTTCTTTCAGGCCGGAATTGGAGGTATAGAAGGTCTTTCCCTGTTCCAGGGAATAGATTCCCTCGTCCCGTACAAACCAGGGCGTATCAAAATCCGGTTCGCCGACGCCCAGAGAAATCGCGTCCTTCATCTCGGTAACAATATCGAAGAACTTGCGGATCCCCGAAGGCTGTATCTCTGTTACTACTTTTGATAATGGGTTTCTCATGGGGTCATCAACATCCTTTCATCTTTTTTCCTGCCTACCATAACCGTGCCATGGTCTTTGTACTTCTTTAAAATAAAGTTGGTCTTGGTTCCGGTAATGCTGTCCATGGGGGACAGTTTTTCGGACACAAACATGGCTACTTCCCGCAGGCTTTTGCCCTCAATGGTAATCAGCAGGTCAAAGCTTCCGGAGATCAGGTAAACTGCCTTGACTTCCGGATAGTTGTAGATCCGCTCCGCAATGCTGTCAAACCCCTGACCCCGCTGGGGCGTGCAGCTGACTTCAATCAGTCCGGTGACCTGTTCGATGTTGGTTTTGTCCCAGTTAATCAGTGTATGGAAACCTACGATGATATTTTCTTCTTCCATCGCTTTGATTTCATTGGCTACGATTATTTCATCCTCTCCCAGAATGACAGCCAGTTCGTCAATGCCTACACGGCTGTTTTTTTCCAGATAAGACAGGATCTTCTCTCTGATCATTGACATATGCTTCTTCTCCTTATGCTGCTGTTATACGACTTTGTAAATTTCGTCTGTTTTCGGAGGTTCCAGAAATCTGCGCTCGTCTTCCTGCTCCAGAATCCGGTCATTTCCATCGGTTATCTTACCCACAACTGCTGCCGGAATGCCGGCTTTTTCCAGCGCGCGTACCAGTCCGGTGCCATCTGGTGCCGCCATCAGCATGCTGCCGCTGGAGATCAATTCATAGGGGTTGATATGGAAAAATTCGCAGATTTCCACCGATTCCTGACGGATCGGGATTTTTTTGAAATCGATTTCAAGTCCGACGCCCGATGCCTCCGCAACTTCCCAGAGGGCACCGAAGATGCCTCCTTCCGTTACGTCATGCATCGCATGGACGCCAGACTTCACCGCGATCGCGGCCTCCGGCACAACCGAAAGATACCGGTCAAAGCCTTTGGCTGTATTGATCAGATCCGCAGGATAGCGGGTCAGAAGTTCCGCTTCCTTCTCCTTGGCAAGGATGGACGTCCCCTCTAAGGCAATCCATTTGGTGATCACCACATCATCTCCGGGTACCGCGCCGCCGCTTTTGAGCAGTTTGTCTTTCGGCGCTTTGCCCACACCTGTCACGGAGATCAGCGGCTGATTCACCGCCCGGGTGACTTCGGTGTGTCCGCCCATAATCTGCACCTGATAGCGGGCACATTCTTCCTCCATCTGCCGCACCATGGCACGGATCTCCGCTTCCTCTGTCTCAGGCGGAAGCAGCATCGTCATCAGCAGGCCTACCGGTTCCGCGCCGGCTGACGCAATATCATTCAGAGTCACTAATACGGAAAGTTTGCCGATATCTGTCACCGTACCTGTAATCGGGTCTGTGGACAGCACAAATACTTCTCCCTCTGCCAGCTCAACTGCCGCGCAGTCCTCTCCGACGGCCGCGCCGGAGAGCACCTCCGCTCGTGTCGTATGCAGCTGTCGGAAAATGGAGCGTTTCAGCACGCTTTCCGGTAATTTGCCAATTTTCATCTCTGTCTCTTTTCTTTCTCTGCGGTTTCTGCCGCCGGTTCCGGCTGTCAGGCAGCCTTCTTGCCGGAAGCTTTTCCGCTGCCGGCAGATTTTTTCCCGGAGGAGCCGCTGCCGGAGGTCTTCTTTTCAGACGTCCCTTTGCCGGAAGTCTTCTTTTCCGAATTCCCCTTGCTGCCCGATGTCTTCTTTCCGGAATCTGCCGATTTGGAATCTTTTTTGCTGTCTGCCGGTTTTTTGCCGGCATCTTTGTCTGTTTTTTTCTTCGGATCAGTGTCCGGTTTCTGTACCGGCGCGTTTCTCCAGCGAGCTGCCGCCGCCCTGGCCGCGGACAGGCTCTGGGAGCCTACGGCCGCCCGCATGGCACTGCTGGCCTGGGGATTGGCGGAGGCTGTTCCCACTGCGTACGTGGACGGGGTCGAACGGTAGGTGGTGGAATTGAACTGCGTTCTGCTCGTTACCTTTCCGTTGACTTTGACCACTTTCCATAAACGGGCCGTGGCGCCGGAGCTTCCTCCGGATGTCAGGGAAACGGACCCCACCGGCGCGCCGCTGGCAACCAGCTTTGTGGCCGAAGGAATGGTTCCGGTGATCTGGCTTTCAAAGGACACCCTGCGGTTCTTCGGCCGTGTCTCCACCCCGTATACAGTGAAGGTAATCCTGGAACCGTCTGTTTTTCCGGAAATGTATACCGGATTCTTCTGATTGTTCCGGAATTTCATATCTTTGGATGTGCCTGCGATGGCCGCGTCCGCGGAAGCGTCCACATAATGCACCCGCATGGAATGGCCCGAGCGTTCCACAATCTCCAGCTCCGCGCGGATCACCGCGTTGTATAAAGTCGTGGACACCTGGCAGATCCCGCCGCCTACGGAGTCCACGGTTGTACCGTTTTCGAAGGCGTGGGCGATCTCATATCCGTTTTCTTTGGTAAAGGGCTGACAGGCCGCATAGACGGAAAAAGTTTCGCCCGGTTCCAGGAGGGTTCCGTTGATCTTTTTCGCCCCGTTGGCCAGGTTTGCCTTTCTTCCGGAGGGAGAAGACGAATAATCTGTGGAAAACGTTCCCAGCACGTCTTTGATTTTGCTCAGTTCTTCCCGGGAACCCCTGGGCTGTATGGTGACGGTTTTCAGCTCGATGGAAGGATTTTCCCTCCACCCTTTCGCGAAGCAGGCATCCACCGCCTGTACGGATCCGTCCGTATCCACGGACCAGCCCTTCTTCCCGCCGGCCACTGTCAGACGGCCTTTTTTCTCCACAAGGCGGTAGTTCACGGCCTTGCTGGTCAGGCGGCTGCCTGCCCGGTCAATCACGCGCTCCACCCGGTCGGGATCGGAAGCCAGCACGATGGGATATGTCTTTTTCCCGTCCTTCAGGCTGCGGATCTGGCGAAACCGTGTGAACAGACTGCCGGTTTTGCCATAGGACACCGCCTGTTTTACCACATCTGTATTCTTCCAGGACAGTCCCAGCTCCCCGGCTGTCGTCTTTATCTGCCTGCTGCCGGCCTGCAGCGTCACCGGTTCCTCCTGCAGTCCGTCCACATAAGTCCGGATCCTGCGCTCTGCCTCCTGTTCCGAAGTGCCTGCGGAAACCACGCGGCCAATCGCCACATGCTGACTGAGTCTGCCGCTTTCGCCGCTGTGCCTGTGTACATAGGAAGCCATGCCGCCTATACAGGCAGCGCCGGCCGCCGCTGCGGCAAGAACCACGCCAAGTACTGCTTTAGTGCTTTTTTTCATCTATTCTCCCGTATTTTGCATGAATCTGGTCAATCATCCGGGAAGCTTCGCTTCTGGTCAGATGATCAAGGTCCATATTAGTGTTTATTTTATGATACATTATCAGATGATTCAAGTCCCTTTTTTGCGGCGGCGTAATTGGCGTCTGCTTTTTAACCGCGTAACAGAGCGGCTTCGGCATAAAAATATCCGGATCTTCTGTTCCGTACTGTTCCTTCAGCCGCAGATAGATCCGTGCGCTGGCCATGGCGTCATCCAGCGCCCGGTGCTGCCGCTGCGGATGCAGGGAAAAATACTCCTCCAGCGCGCCAAGCGTTTTTTTCTGTTCTGCCGGAAGCAGGCGGCGGGCCAGTTTCAGCGTATCAATGCCTGTTCGTTCAAATGTCAGTCCCTGGTTGACCGCTGCCTGCTTCAGAAACGCGTAGTCAAAGATCAGATTGTGCCCGATCAGCGTACATTCTCCGGCAAATTCCAGAAATTCGCGGATTACCTCCTCCTGCTCCGGCGCCTCCGCCAGCATCCTGTCCGTAATCCCCGTCAGTTCTGTAATCTTCGTCTCCAGCCTGCGGTGCGCATTGAGGAAACTGGAAAACGTCTCTGTCAGTGTCCCGTTTTTCACGCGCACCGCGCCGATTTCGATGATTCTGTCTCTCGTTACACGCAGGCCGGTCATTTCCAGATCCACCGCGATATATTCTTCCTCTGTCCGTCCCATTCGTCCCTCTTTCCTTTACTGAAAGCTCTCACAGGCCAGAAAAACCGGGGGACCGAATCCCCCGGTTTTCCGGTCTGCCGGCAGTCCTCATCCCAGCAGCGGGCCGCCAAGCAGCACTTCCAGCGCATTGCGTATCAGAATTCCGTCTTTGGTCTTGCCGTTGTCTCCGCGGAACACAACGACCGCCTTCGGATAATTATCCCTTATCTTGCGCAGAGGCGCCAGAATCTGACTCTCTCTTTCACCAGTCAGATCTTCTGCCACCTGAATGTAATTTTTTTCTTCTCCCCGGGTTGCGATGAAATTCACTTCCTGGGATCCGATTTTTCCGTTGCACACCTTGTATCCCCTGCGGATCAGCTCAAAAAACACCTTATTTTCCAAAAGGCCCTTTCTGTCCTGTTCGCGGATTTTGCGGAGATAATTGTGGAGTCCGGCATCCGCGATATAATACTTGCTGAGTGTCTTTAAATACCGTTCTCCCGGTATGTCATACCGCCTGGATTCATAAAACAGATGGGCGTGCAGCAGCGCCTCGATGTAGATTTCCAGGGTTTTTGTGGCGTGCTTTTTCGGTCTGCTCCCGTCTTCGCTCTCTCTGGCAGCGTTCAGGTATTTGCCCACACCGGTGGCAGAGATATTGTGCCCGATATTGGCCGCCAGCACCGTAATAATGTTCCGCAGCAGAATTGGATCTGTGATTACGCGGCGCGCGCTCTGCTTCTCCAGTTCCTGAATATCACGCACTACAATGGTAGAATAAG
This genomic window contains:
- a CDS encoding DNA polymerase IV; the protein is MDRVIFHIDVNSAYLSWESMRRIQNGIPGPDLRTVPAAIGGDREMRHGIILAKSIPAKAYGVTTGEPVAQALRKCPNLILVPPDFALYQRCSAAFHEILHKYSPDVLKFSVDEAFMDMTGTRALFGPPVQAAYRIKNEIRDTLGFTVNVGISSNRLLAKMASDFEKPDKVHTLFPEEIQEKMWPLPVRDLFFVGKSTEKKLRTLGIHTIGELARTDEAILRGALKKHGTVLWKFANGQDASRIGRPAERKGYSNEMTTPFDVTDTETAHMFLLKIAEKLARRLRKADVQAGELSVILRYSDFTGSVHQRILTDATNVTDVIYRNACELFAESWDGSPVRLLGIGTGRLVGKEEGRQLSLFDTAEVEKRQKLDRAMDQIRKRYGDGAVQRASLCRPLEKKKSE
- the truA gene encoding tRNA pseudouridine(38-40) synthase TruA, coding for MKRIRLKVAYDGTNYCGWQIQKNGPTIEGELQKALKSLLGQDVRLTGASRTDAGVHSQGNIAVFDTEAKMPADKYAVALNQRLPEDIAVTDSCCVPGDWHPRHCESVKTYEYRILNRRYPDPNRRLNTYFYYRPLDLEAMRQAAAALEGTHDFRSFCSVHAQVETTVRTLYSCRVDRREDVVTIRVSGSGFLYNMVRIIAGTLIRVGSGQMAADAVPGILAACDREKAGPTAPPQGLTMIGIDYPQEAEE
- a CDS encoding energy-coupling factor transporter transmembrane component T, which gives rise to MLKDITIGQYYPGQTVLHRLDPRVKLAGAILYIVCVFLFHGIIGFLFLAAATVLLMGISGVPARRYLRGIRAIWPLIAITAGCNLVFSQGGTAVWQFGILRITPLSIHNSVFYSIRLVLLVVGTSVMTLTTSPNKLTDGMEAGLHGFAALGAPIHEIAMMMSIALRFIPILGDEAEKIKKAQLARCADFQEGNLIRRARGMLPILVPLFVSAFQRAQDLSLAMEARCYHGGTGRTKLHPLQYARRDYIGYGCILAALGVMIALRIRDLPFPV
- a CDS encoding energy-coupling factor transporter ATPase — protein: MALELRHVDYVYDAGGPYEKQALTDISLSVEDGTFLCLIGQTGSGKSTLLQILGGLLLPTGGQVLCDGRDIHGKDFSMRRLREMIGMVFQYPEYQLFEATVLKDAAFGPKNLGASEEEALQRAREGLRLANLPEQYWEISPFELSGGEKRRAAIAGVLAMNPKILVMDEPTAGLDPKGRRELFAMLTRLHAGGMTIVLVSHSMEDVAEYAERAAVLQEGRLLFDGTPKEVFSHKEELEAIHLALPEAEYLARELAELGVPVDPGLTRFDEVKEAVLAALGRQ
- a CDS encoding energy-coupling factor transporter ATPase; this translates as MAYIEAENVTHRFVRRNEEGNVIEEVHALDGVNLKVEQGSFAAVLGHNGSGKSTFARHVNVLLQPDSGRLTVNGMDTADDSCLWEIRQNAGMIFQNPDNQLVAGVVEEDVAFGPENIGLPTEEIARRVTEALGTVDMEAYRMHSPNLLSGGQKQRVAIAGVMAMRPDCMIFDESTAMLDPNGRKEVLETARRLNREEGVTVLWITHYMEEVVEADCIYVMDQGKVCMSGSPREIFAQVDALLALGLDVPPVTRLAYELRQAGIPLPEAVLTRQELAEAIAAERN
- the trmL gene encoding tRNA (uridine(34)/cytosine(34)/5-carboxymethylaminomethyluridine(34)-2'-O)-methyltransferase TrmL — translated: MAHLNVVLYEPEIPFNTGNIGRTCVATGTRLHLIEPLGFRINAKELKRAGMDYWQDLDVTRYVNYQEFLDRNPGARIYMATTKGQNVYTEVSYEEDCYLMFGKESGGIPEEILAHHRAQCIRIPMMGDTRSLNLSNSVSIVLYEALRQNHFSQMNLQGHLTRFEDYIE
- a CDS encoding aminotransferase class I/II-fold pyridoxal phosphate-dependent enzyme — its product is MRNPLSKVVTEIQPSGIRKFFDIVTEMKDAISLGVGEPDFDTPWFVRDEGIYSLEQGKTFYTSNSGLKELKQEIAAFLQRKYNLSYNYSDEIFVTVGGSEAIDLALRAMVDPGDEVLIPQPSYVSYLPCAKLAGAVPVPIELKAENEFRLTREELENAITPKTKILVLPFPNNPTGAVMEQKDLDAIYDVIVANDLFVITDEIYSELTYTGTGHVSIASMPGMKDRTIYINGLSKSHAMTGWRIGYACGPEVIISQMLKIHQFAIMCAPTTSQYAAVAALRDGDEDVAHMRDEYNGRRRYLLHRFKKMGLECFEPYGAFYTFPCIKEFGMSSDDFALKLLEEEKVAVVPGTAFGDCGEGFLRISYAYSMDNLKEALDRIESFIGRLREA
- a CDS encoding Lrp/AsnC family transcriptional regulator; protein product: MREKILSYLEKNSRVGIDELAVILGEDEIIVANEIKAMEEENIIVGFHTLINWDKTNIEQVTGLIEVSCTPQRGQGFDSIAERIYNYPEVKAVYLISGSFDLLITIEGKSLREVAMFVSEKLSPMDSITGTKTNFILKKYKDHGTVMVGRKKDERMLMTP
- a CDS encoding AIR synthase family protein; this translates as MKIGKLPESVLKRSIFRQLHTTRAEVLSGAAVGEDCAAVELAEGEVFVLSTDPITGTVTDIGKLSVLVTLNDIASAGAEPVGLLMTMLLPPETEEAEIRAMVRQMEEECARYQVQIMGGHTEVTRAVNQPLISVTGVGKAPKDKLLKSGGAVPGDDVVITKWIALEGTSILAKEKEAELLTRYPADLINTAKGFDRYLSVVPEAAIAVKSGVHAMHDVTEGGIFGALWEVAEASGVGLEIDFKKIPIRQESVEICEFFHINPYELISSGSMLMAAPDGTGLVRALEKAGIPAAVVGKITDGNDRILEQEDERRFLEPPKTDEIYKVV
- a CDS encoding VanW family protein, with product MKKSTKAVLGVVLAAAAAGAACIGGMASYVHRHSGESGRLSQHVAIGRVVSAGTSEQEAERRIRTYVDGLQEEPVTLQAGSRQIKTTAGELGLSWKNTDVVKQAVSYGKTGSLFTRFRQIRSLKDGKKTYPIVLASDPDRVERVIDRAGSRLTSKAVNYRLVEKKGRLTVAGGKKGWSVDTDGSVQAVDACFAKGWRENPSIELKTVTIQPRGSREELSKIKDVLGTFSTDYSSSPSGRKANLANGAKKINGTLLEPGETFSVYAACQPFTKENGYEIAHAFENGTTVDSVGGGICQVSTTLYNAVIRAELEIVERSGHSMRVHYVDASADAAIAGTSKDMKFRNNQKNPVYISGKTDGSRITFTVYGVETRPKNRRVSFESQITGTIPSATKLVASGAPVGSVSLTSGGSSGATARLWKVVKVNGKVTSRTQFNSTTYRSTPSTYAVGTASANPQASSAMRAAVGSQSLSAARAAAARWRNAPVQKPDTDPKKKTDKDAGKKPADSKKDSKSADSGKKTSGSKGNSEKKTSGKGTSEKKTSGSGSSGKKSAGSGKASGKKAA
- a CDS encoding 3'-5' exonuclease, translating into MGRTEEEYIAVDLEMTGLRVTRDRIIEIGAVRVKNGTLTETFSSFLNAHRRLETKITELTGITDRMLAEAPEQEEVIREFLEFAGECTLIGHNLIFDYAFLKQAAVNQGLTFERTGIDTLKLARRLLPAEQKKTLGALEEYFSLHPQRQHRALDDAMASARIYLRLKEQYGTEDPDIFMPKPLCYAVKKQTPITPPQKRDLNHLIMYHKINTNMDLDHLTRSEASRMIDQIHAKYGRIDEKKH